One window of Candidatus Chlorobium masyuteum genomic DNA carries:
- a CDS encoding cyclic peptide export ABC transporter produces MRLFKAVLREIPENLKPLLFMNILSAVATMSLVALVSTAAREGGTGQISGRLMLMFAVTVALYHATHIYTLVTASRDTERLIHKLRSGLFDLIRRTDLVTIEKIGHATLQGVLTQDTQILAEVLPMLVIGFQQAVMLLFLAAYLAWLSPVACILAFGLAALTVAIRFSRVRALRTMMQAADEAEKKVFDALGELLHGFKEIRMNGARADDVIRTLGDASRESRTSNSLLKAQWGRNYAVIEAMLFSLVGLMVFVVPLWVAGFHAVILPTTIAVLFISGPVSTVSFVTPLVTKAELALESIEIIKERLFAAAKTASSEESELLDNVPKSIAMNRAELSFCDEKGHPLFKVGPLNAEFRAGEITMITGGNGSGKSTLLRLLTGLIPLDSGSLLADHAELRIGQMQDYRNQFSAIFSDFHLSRRLTSIEEPDQEKIRLMLERFGMQEKVSVVNGSFSTIDLSSGQRKRLALIVAELEDKPIIVLDEWAADQDPHFRRIFYEELLPDMKARGKIIIAVTHDDRWFHLADRMYRMNEGQIEETNRATVI; encoded by the coding sequence ATGAGACTGTTTAAAGCGGTATTGCGGGAGATACCCGAAAATCTCAAACCGCTCCTTTTCATGAACATCCTGTCGGCGGTTGCAACAATGTCGCTTGTTGCGCTTGTATCAACCGCGGCCAGGGAGGGTGGAACCGGACAGATCAGCGGACGTCTTATGCTTATGTTCGCCGTAACGGTTGCCCTCTATCACGCCACACACATCTATACGCTGGTGACAGCATCGCGTGATACCGAAAGGCTGATACATAAACTGCGCTCCGGTCTGTTTGACCTCATTCGTCGAACCGATCTGGTGACGATTGAAAAGATCGGTCATGCCACTCTTCAGGGTGTATTGACCCAGGATACCCAGATCCTTGCCGAGGTACTTCCCATGCTGGTAATAGGCTTCCAGCAGGCGGTCATGCTTCTCTTTCTTGCAGCTTATCTGGCATGGCTCTCCCCTGTTGCCTGTATTCTTGCATTCGGTCTTGCCGCACTTACCGTCGCTATCCGATTTTCACGGGTAAGGGCTCTGCGCACCATGATGCAGGCTGCGGACGAAGCTGAAAAAAAGGTTTTCGATGCTCTTGGCGAACTCCTGCACGGTTTCAAGGAGATCAGGATGAACGGAGCCCGTGCAGACGATGTGATCCGCACGCTCGGCGATGCCTCCCGTGAGTCCCGAACCTCCAACTCGCTTCTGAAAGCGCAATGGGGTCGGAACTATGCGGTTATCGAAGCGATGCTCTTTTCACTGGTCGGGTTGATGGTTTTTGTCGTTCCGTTGTGGGTCGCAGGTTTCCACGCGGTAATACTTCCGACAACGATTGCCGTGCTTTTTATTTCCGGTCCCGTGAGCACGGTCTCTTTTGTTACACCCCTTGTTACCAAAGCGGAGCTGGCGCTTGAAAGTATTGAAATAATCAAGGAGAGGCTTTTTGCCGCGGCAAAAACCGCATCAAGCGAGGAGAGCGAGCTGCTTGACAACGTTCCAAAGTCGATTGCCATGAACAGGGCAGAGCTCTCATTTTGTGATGAGAAAGGCCATCCCCTCTTCAAGGTTGGTCCGCTCAATGCCGAGTTTCGGGCCGGAGAGATCACCATGATAACCGGAGGTAACGGCTCAGGCAAATCGACGCTGCTGCGTCTCCTTACGGGCCTTATTCCGCTTGATTCAGGATCCCTCCTTGCCGATCACGCTGAACTCAGAATCGGGCAGATGCAGGACTACCGTAACCAGTTTTCCGCCATATTTTCGGATTTCCATCTCTCCCGCCGTCTCACCTCAATTGAAGAGCCTGATCAGGAGAAAATCCGCCTCATGCTTGAACGGTTCGGCATGCAGGAGAAGGTGAGTGTTGTCAATGGTTCATTCAGCACCATTGATCTCTCCTCCGGACAGCGCAAAAGACTCGCGTTGATTGTGGCTGAACTCGAAGACAAACCGATCATTGTCCTTGATGAATGGGCGGCAGACCAGGATCCTCACTTCCGGCGAATCTTCTACGAAGAACTGCTGCCGGATATGAAGGCTCGCGGTAAAATCATCATCGCCGTCACCCATGATGATCGATGGTTCCATCTCGCTGACAGAATGTACCGCATGAATGAAGGGCAGATAGAAGAGACGAACAGGGCAACAGTGATTTAA
- a CDS encoding non-ribosomal peptide synthetase — MSITSLLAELSALDIRLRVENGTLCFDAPEGVFSDDIRQKVLESKPELIAFLQEECAEGEEPLTDKEQRLAALWREYLRSDVRSRNDDFFILGGHSLLLMRLVHRVEASGLGTIDLAAAISARTLGKMAALIDGADDTAPASPSPAERGQSSPATATEPPVISGTNPAECSWPRDSSLAVLWQRAREHYHDLPALIYRNESYSYQELDEWSTALASGLAAAGVRPGSTVALALQRKPEAVAALLGVLKCGAAYLPLDEKLPPLLVRELLDACDARWIITDRRAGERFLAEKGFGDPGGIRLLDIEELKRNAPGSALPELHGGYGEKPAYIMFTSGSTGEPKGVIIPHRGVSRLAFDKTVLSLKPGEVMAQTAPFGFDASTLEIWSTLLNGATLVFIEDALLMEPELLGNYLQEKRISAMWLTAALFNRIADHAPLAFRPLRVVLSGGEAMSISHVKKVMEASPALKVVNGYGPTENTTFTAIHTVRPEDLSGRSVPIGSPVAGTRIYLLDDAMRPCGAGVIGELYAAGEGLAIGYAGRADLDARVFVTHPDNPEERLYRTGDLARFREDGLLEFCGRRDGQIKLRGHRVELPAIEAVLSGCKGVNDSLAMVNGKGEGMELVAFVSSSQPDEMAWRNRIAERLPLYMMPARFITFEHFPLNANGKKDHSALLEMLREEPEDFPLSNNEERLWILQQLTPATARYNVPLSFAIEGALDSAAFSRALLSLEKRHHALRLVIRPGDDTNPEVRHHLLPPGGVLPQTVECRLSVNPEAEADRRMEEEISRPFRLEAETPVRTFLFRVGEEQWRFLMVMHHIACDGWSLNILLDDLARFYDFERGLSSAPPPPAGFSLRDYVAAEKRFLESREERELILRRVQRLTPPPEPLDLPTDRMRPATRSYEGAAVDIRFDAFVSRGLDRLAGESGVTPYVMLLALSELLLYRLAGYNRREPFALGALSSGREGSEMADLAGFLVNTLVLPCRIEPDQSFLDHLASVNLEWQAALCDQQCAFGRLVDSLNLPRDLSRNPLFDVLVAWQDLLPEPPRLSGLETRSYQARLPFAKFDLAFNFMKRDGTIELFLEYSTELFEEESALRIVQRLEALVRSVIARPGEAVSLLDIWIPGEKEVMEGFNNTALSLPTRRSIIEPFLEISATHATECAVIAHDGNMQNYSTFARKAGGVAALLESSGLGRAEAVIMLLPRSEDMLAAIFGILMAGGVYVPLDASHPAERLRDMIDEFRNPLVLVDQPLPALLSGRCRTITLPSVAEVADPVSRAEPDDPAYIIFTSGSTGRPKGVLIEHHAVLNRILWMQRTFPIGTGDVILQKTPVTFDVSIWELFWWSWTGAAVAMLRPGAEKDPEELAAAIKKHGVTVIHFVPSMLAAFLDTLENRRIEFSSIASLRLVFSSGEALDRSLAERFNRLVYDRSGAELHNLYGPTEATVDVSWQCASPWRGESALSIGRPIANTTLYILDGRHNPLPVGIPGEIAIGGVQVARGYLNRPELTAERFIADPFTPGGRLYLTGDRGLWQPDGSIAYLGRSDWQVKIRGQRIEPGEIEHALETHTDIVRAVVVPVSNQGLDELHAWILCDGSVDLGEVRRFLREQLPESMIPARFILLRELPYTLSGKLDRKQLMQRSQALMSPSSAGCRQESCGDEYTAVQSIFSMDEDGESLKLRLRFNTGMISAKESAEMALSFSSMLQEIAGLQEVLQTGLPSQRDQHP, encoded by the coding sequence ATGTCCATAACATCGCTTCTTGCCGAGCTCTCGGCACTCGATATACGGCTCAGGGTTGAAAACGGTACCCTCTGTTTTGATGCTCCCGAAGGCGTTTTCAGTGACGATATCCGCCAGAAAGTGCTGGAGTCAAAGCCGGAACTCATTGCGTTTCTCCAGGAGGAGTGTGCCGAAGGTGAAGAGCCACTGACGGACAAGGAGCAACGGCTTGCCGCTCTCTGGCGTGAATATCTCCGGAGTGATGTGCGCAGTCGTAACGACGATTTTTTCATTCTCGGCGGACACAGTCTTCTGCTCATGCGGCTGGTTCACCGGGTTGAAGCCTCCGGACTCGGAACCATTGATCTTGCAGCAGCGATTTCGGCGCGAACACTTGGAAAAATGGCTGCGCTGATTGACGGTGCCGACGACACCGCTCCGGCCTCCCCTTCCCCGGCTGAAAGAGGTCAATCATCTCCGGCCACCGCTACGGAACCCCCCGTTATCTCCGGTACCAATCCTGCGGAGTGTTCCTGGCCCCGTGACAGCTCACTTGCTGTTTTGTGGCAGCGTGCCAGAGAGCACTACCATGATCTTCCCGCTCTCATCTATCGCAATGAATCCTATAGCTATCAGGAGCTTGATGAGTGGTCCACAGCTCTTGCGTCCGGACTTGCGGCAGCGGGTGTCCGGCCGGGAAGCACCGTTGCACTTGCCCTGCAGCGCAAACCTGAAGCAGTTGCCGCACTGCTCGGTGTGCTCAAATGCGGAGCAGCCTATCTGCCGCTGGATGAGAAACTGCCTCCCCTGCTGGTCAGGGAGCTTCTTGATGCTTGTGATGCCCGCTGGATCATCACGGACCGGCGAGCCGGTGAACGGTTCCTTGCAGAGAAGGGTTTTGGTGACCCCGGTGGTATCAGGCTGCTTGATATTGAAGAGCTGAAGCGCAATGCACCCGGTAGCGCTCTACCGGAACTGCATGGAGGTTACGGTGAAAAACCGGCTTACATCATGTTCACTTCCGGTTCAACGGGTGAGCCGAAGGGGGTAATCATTCCGCACCGAGGCGTAAGCCGTCTTGCCTTTGACAAAACCGTACTGTCGCTCAAGCCGGGAGAGGTGATGGCGCAGACCGCTCCCTTCGGTTTTGATGCTTCTACCCTCGAAATATGGAGCACGCTCCTGAACGGCGCAACGCTTGTATTCATTGAGGATGCTCTGTTGATGGAGCCGGAGCTGCTCGGCAACTATCTTCAGGAGAAGCGTATCTCTGCCATGTGGCTGACCGCCGCACTCTTCAACCGGATCGCTGACCACGCTCCCCTTGCATTCAGGCCGCTTCGCGTTGTATTAAGCGGCGGTGAAGCCATGAGCATTTCGCATGTTAAAAAAGTGATGGAAGCCTCTCCGGCACTAAAGGTTGTTAACGGATACGGCCCCACTGAAAATACGACCTTCACGGCTATCCACACCGTTCGTCCGGAGGATCTTTCCGGCAGGAGTGTGCCGATTGGCAGCCCCGTTGCCGGAACAAGGATCTATCTCCTTGACGACGCCATGCGCCCTTGCGGAGCCGGTGTTATCGGTGAACTCTATGCTGCCGGAGAGGGCCTTGCAATCGGCTACGCCGGAAGAGCGGATCTTGACGCGAGGGTCTTTGTAACACACCCCGACAATCCTGAAGAGCGGCTTTACCGCACCGGCGATCTTGCACGATTCAGAGAGGATGGTCTGCTTGAGTTCTGCGGCCGGAGAGACGGCCAGATCAAACTGCGCGGTCACCGGGTTGAGCTCCCGGCAATTGAAGCGGTTCTCTCCGGGTGCAAGGGGGTAAACGATTCACTGGCCATGGTGAATGGCAAGGGAGAAGGGATGGAGCTGGTTGCCTTTGTCTCCTCATCTCAACCTGATGAAATGGCCTGGCGAAACCGTATTGCCGAAAGGTTGCCCCTCTATATGATGCCGGCCCGTTTTATAACTTTTGAGCACTTTCCGCTCAATGCAAACGGAAAAAAGGATCACAGCGCTCTCCTGGAGATGCTGAGGGAGGAACCGGAGGATTTTCCCCTTTCAAACAACGAGGAACGGCTCTGGATATTGCAGCAGCTTACTCCGGCAACGGCCCGCTACAATGTTCCGCTCTCTTTTGCCATAGAGGGTGCACTTGACTCAGCGGCATTCAGCCGTGCGCTTCTCTCTCTTGAAAAGCGCCATCATGCGCTGCGGCTTGTCATTCGTCCGGGAGATGATACAAATCCCGAAGTGCGCCACCACCTGCTTCCTCCCGGAGGAGTTCTGCCTCAAACCGTTGAATGCAGACTCTCCGTCAATCCGGAAGCTGAAGCCGACCGGCGGATGGAGGAGGAGATCAGCCGTCCCTTCCGTCTTGAAGCCGAAACTCCGGTCAGAACCTTTCTTTTCAGGGTGGGTGAAGAGCAGTGGCGATTTTTGATGGTCATGCACCATATAGCCTGCGACGGCTGGAGCCTGAACATCCTTCTTGACGATCTTGCCCGCTTCTACGATTTTGAAAGAGGGCTCTCCTCTGCTCCGCCTCCTCCGGCAGGCTTCTCTCTTCGGGATTATGTTGCTGCAGAGAAGAGGTTTCTTGAGAGCAGGGAGGAGAGAGAACTTATTCTGCGCAGGGTTCAACGGCTGACTCCCCCGCCGGAACCGCTCGATCTGCCCACTGACCGAATGCGGCCCGCAACCCGCAGCTACGAGGGCGCAGCGGTCGATATCCGGTTTGATGCCTTTGTCAGTCGAGGGTTGGACCGGCTTGCCGGGGAGAGCGGCGTTACCCCCTATGTCATGCTCCTTGCTCTCTCGGAGCTGCTTCTTTACCGGCTCGCCGGTTACAATCGGAGAGAACCGTTTGCTCTGGGAGCCCTGTCATCCGGGCGTGAGGGGAGCGAGATGGCCGATCTTGCCGGTTTTTTGGTCAATACCCTGGTGCTTCCCTGCCGGATAGAACCCGATCAGAGCTTTCTTGACCATCTTGCTTCGGTCAACCTTGAGTGGCAGGCCGCACTCTGTGATCAACAGTGCGCCTTCGGCCGACTTGTCGACAGCCTGAATCTGCCAAGGGATCTCTCCCGCAATCCGCTTTTTGATGTTCTCGTAGCCTGGCAGGATCTTCTTCCCGAACCCCCCCGACTTTCTGGTCTGGAGACCCGGAGTTATCAGGCCCGCCTGCCGTTTGCAAAGTTCGATCTTGCATTCAACTTCATGAAGCGGGATGGTACCATAGAGCTCTTCCTGGAGTACTCGACAGAGCTTTTTGAAGAGGAGAGCGCTTTACGGATTGTCCAACGCCTTGAGGCGCTTGTCCGCTCAGTCATCGCCAGGCCCGGAGAAGCGGTTTCGCTTCTGGATATCTGGATTCCGGGCGAGAAAGAGGTTATGGAAGGCTTTAACAATACCGCACTCTCCCTGCCGACACGCCGTTCGATTATTGAACCGTTTCTTGAGATCTCGGCCACTCATGCCACGGAGTGTGCGGTGATCGCTCATGACGGTAACATGCAGAACTACAGCACTTTTGCCCGCAAAGCCGGTGGAGTGGCAGCTCTGCTTGAGAGCAGCGGTCTCGGTCGCGCAGAAGCCGTCATCATGCTGCTCCCCCGTTCAGAGGATATGCTTGCCGCAATATTCGGCATATTGATGGCCGGAGGGGTCTATGTTCCGCTTGACGCAAGCCACCCCGCCGAGCGTCTTCGTGACATGATCGACGAGTTCCGAAACCCCCTTGTTCTCGTTGATCAACCGCTGCCGGCCTTATTGAGCGGGCGCTGCCGGACAATTACCCTTCCTTCGGTTGCTGAAGTGGCCGATCCGGTCTCTCGTGCCGAACCTGATGATCCGGCCTATATCATCTTTACCTCCGGTTCAACCGGCAGGCCGAAAGGCGTTCTGATTGAGCATCACGCGGTTCTCAACCGTATTCTCTGGATGCAGCGCACCTTCCCGATCGGCACCGGTGATGTTATCTTGCAGAAAACACCGGTAACCTTTGACGTTTCAATCTGGGAGCTTTTCTGGTGGTCATGGACAGGAGCAGCTGTTGCCATGCTCAGGCCGGGTGCGGAGAAGGATCCCGAAGAGCTGGCGGCAGCAATTAAAAAGCACGGGGTGACGGTAATTCACTTTGTGCCTTCAATGCTTGCAGCTTTTCTTGACACTCTTGAGAACCGCCGGATCGAGTTTTCGAGCATAGCGAGCCTCCGGCTTGTTTTTTCAAGCGGAGAGGCGCTTGATCGGAGCCTGGCTGAACGCTTCAACCGGCTTGTTTATGATCGCTCCGGTGCCGAGCTCCATAATCTCTATGGGCCGACCGAAGCAACCGTCGATGTGAGCTGGCAGTGCGCTTCCCCCTGGCGGGGAGAGAGCGCTCTCTCAATCGGTCGTCCCATTGCCAACACGACGCTCTATATTCTTGACGGGAGGCACAATCCTTTGCCGGTCGGTATTCCGGGTGAAATTGCCATTGGCGGTGTGCAGGTGGCACGAGGTTATCTCAACAGACCGGAACTCACTGCTGAACGATTTATTGCCGATCCATTCACTCCGGGCGGACGGCTTTATCTGACCGGTGACCGTGGTCTATGGCAGCCTGACGGGAGCATTGCATACCTTGGACGTTCCGACTGGCAGGTAAAAATCCGCGGTCAGCGAATTGAGCCCGGAGAAATTGAACATGCTCTTGAAACGCACACAGATATAGTCCGTGCTGTTGTTGTTCCTGTTTCAAACCAGGGGCTCGATGAACTGCATGCGTGGATTCTCTGTGACGGATCGGTCGATTTGGGCGAAGTGCGCCGTTTTCTCAGGGAGCAGCTCCCGGAGAGCATGATTCCAGCCCGGTTTATTCTGCTCAGAGAGCTCCCGTATACCCTGAGCGGAAAACTTGACCGCAAACAACTCATGCAGCGCTCTCAAGCCCTGATGAGCCCCTCGTCAGCCGGGTGCAGGCAGGAGAGCTGCGGGGATGAGTATACAGCAGTGCAGAGTATTTTCAGCATGGATGAAGATGGAGAGTCCCTGAAACTCAGACTCCGCTTCAATACCGGCATGATTTCAGCGAAAGAGTCGGCAGAAATGGCTCTCAGCTTCTCTTCAATGCTTCAGGAGATAGCCGGCCTCCAGGAGGTTTTGCAAACCGGATTGCCAAGTCAACGTGATCAGCACCCATGA
- a CDS encoding AMP-binding protein — MKIADFIFEDPSSAVASGELLSDAGDGCRNIAARFSEMALRHPLRTAVVDEEGSMSYGELDDLSERIARFLIERKLPTESRIGVMIGRHRLFIAALFGTIKAGCVYLPIDPTLPLERRRKLLSIAGAAALISSARYAGDMQQLEWFSPSLQFSLTLDSDDVDSLVETPGELMSTELWDHIASSAADDIDAGGWKSAFTGLPLSPEAMAAFGTNARNKIARYIKEGARVLEIGCASGFSMRYIAPLSSTYLATDLSRYNAERVEVAARTLGLTQVTGRHLAAHDIDILPPGSFDLIVMNSVIESFPGYGYLRMVLDKSMKLLAPGGTLFLGNLWNLDRHDAYLSDLRDFARLHTDEGYSTRSNLNGSFFVPFEFFSDWAARRPETPSVAHSAVDAPGFDPAPYAFDVVITLDAPGASAPSASARRAPLHFDRRALFSDYPAFSASPDIELNPAHAAYLIFTSGTSGTPKGVLVEHGPVINLIKAIENELYTPLSARIDAEFLRISCCFSFAFDGSIHHIFTTLLNGHSLFIPEEETRQDPEALHRFFQLHRLHVADSTPTLFALLLDYWEKSGAVSSVNSFILGGESFSSSLAERYFALPGVGEREIWNAYGPTESCVCASQYRMSADSWKRHLPPPVGTPLQGVDIKVCDDAGRTLPVGIPGEIMIGGAGLAREYINETELTAARFVCDENGKRWYRTGDIGRWIQPGLLQFTGREDRQVKVRGFRIELSEIEAALKASPLVRHAVAVVADPRQDGDRILVAYVVPAPGFDAAGCRADLDLSLPAWMMPTLIVEIGELPLNSNGKLDEQRLPSLQNRGLLSRNSTPRLPFTRDTERRIALIWKSILDVQVDSSDDDFFLLGGHSVLGVRLVSLLYAEFGVKLPLSELFTSTTISQMADRIEAKQVASTWNSVVAVNRGGNRTPIVCFHPVGGNVLCYKGLADALGAEWPIYMAQASGLEAGQSLQPTVEAMVAGYLHELDELLEPDQPLIMLGWSFGGLLAWEAACQLRRIGFKTERVIVLDGIASSDPIRIMLQMDEAEFIATMFDEMGLGSAGFLRTLSPEERLDMLVLHERSSDYLPEGIDREHLRRLLALFQNNGLAALRYHPKTSNEALLLIRPRTPSSQAPGIPGDDYNGWLPYAGGGVELRWIEGTHGQMLQPPFVGQLAAHICDNILKGL; from the coding sequence ATGAAAATTGCAGATTTCATTTTTGAAGATCCATCCTCAGCAGTTGCATCGGGCGAGCTGCTCTCCGATGCCGGCGACGGCTGCCGCAATATTGCCGCACGTTTTTCGGAAATGGCGCTTCGTCATCCCCTGCGCACCGCCGTGGTTGATGAAGAGGGCTCAATGAGCTATGGTGAACTCGATGATCTCTCTGAGAGAATCGCCCGGTTTTTAATCGAGAGGAAGCTGCCGACGGAGAGCCGGATAGGTGTCATGATCGGTCGTCACCGCCTCTTTATAGCCGCTCTGTTCGGCACTATTAAAGCCGGTTGTGTCTACCTTCCCATCGATCCTACCCTGCCCCTGGAACGACGCAGAAAGCTGCTTTCGATAGCCGGTGCAGCAGCACTGATCAGTTCAGCCCGGTATGCCGGCGACATGCAGCAGCTTGAGTGGTTCTCTCCATCCCTTCAATTCAGCCTCACACTCGACAGCGATGACGTTGATTCACTGGTTGAAACACCCGGAGAGCTTATGTCCACCGAGCTGTGGGACCATATTGCTTCATCTGCGGCTGATGATATTGATGCCGGGGGGTGGAAGAGCGCATTTACGGGCCTTCCGTTATCGCCTGAAGCGATGGCCGCATTCGGTACCAATGCCCGCAATAAAATAGCCCGTTATATCAAAGAGGGGGCCCGTGTACTTGAAATAGGGTGTGCATCGGGCTTCAGTATGCGCTACATTGCTCCGCTCTCTTCAACCTATCTGGCCACTGATCTCTCCCGGTACAATGCCGAGCGGGTTGAAGTTGCCGCCCGCACTCTCGGCCTGACACAGGTGACCGGACGTCATCTGGCCGCTCATGACATTGACATTCTTCCTCCGGGCAGTTTCGATCTTATCGTGATGAACAGTGTTATCGAGAGCTTTCCCGGTTACGGCTACCTCCGCATGGTGCTCGATAAATCAATGAAACTGCTCGCTCCGGGAGGGACACTTTTTCTCGGCAACCTGTGGAATCTCGACCGTCATGATGCATATCTCTCCGATCTGAGGGATTTTGCCCGTCTGCACACCGATGAGGGTTACTCAACCAGAAGCAATCTGAACGGAAGTTTTTTCGTCCCCTTTGAGTTTTTCAGTGACTGGGCTGCCCGGCGTCCGGAAACCCCCTCTGTTGCACACTCAGCCGTCGATGCACCGGGTTTCGATCCGGCACCCTATGCTTTTGATGTTGTGATCACGCTGGATGCTCCCGGAGCGTCTGCGCCATCCGCTTCCGCACGCAGGGCGCCACTCCATTTTGACCGCAGGGCTCTCTTTTCTGATTATCCGGCCTTTTCCGCTTCGCCCGACATCGAGCTGAACCCGGCTCATGCGGCCTATCTCATTTTCACCAGTGGTACAAGCGGAACACCGAAGGGAGTGCTTGTAGAACACGGACCAGTCATCAATCTGATCAAAGCCATTGAAAATGAGCTCTATACTCCCCTTTCGGCCAGGATTGATGCGGAGTTTCTGAGGATAAGCTGCTGCTTCTCCTTTGCTTTTGACGGCTCGATACATCATATTTTTACGACCCTGCTCAATGGTCACTCCCTCTTTATTCCCGAAGAGGAGACCCGTCAGGATCCCGAGGCTCTGCACCGGTTTTTTCAGTTGCACCGGCTGCATGTTGCCGATTCAACCCCGACTCTTTTTGCCCTGCTGCTTGACTACTGGGAGAAGAGTGGAGCGGTGAGTTCCGTCAACTCGTTTATTCTTGGTGGAGAAAGTTTCTCTTCGAGCCTTGCGGAGCGTTATTTCGCACTCCCGGGAGTTGGTGAACGTGAGATATGGAACGCCTACGGTCCCACAGAGAGCTGTGTCTGTGCCTCACAATACCGGATGAGTGCCGATAGCTGGAAGAGGCACCTGCCTCCTCCAGTCGGCACGCCCCTCCAGGGAGTCGATATAAAGGTGTGTGATGATGCCGGCCGGACGCTTCCGGTCGGTATCCCGGGCGAGATCATGATCGGTGGAGCCGGGCTTGCCCGGGAATACATCAACGAAACGGAGCTTACTGCCGCACGCTTTGTCTGCGATGAGAACGGAAAACGGTGGTACCGGACGGGCGATATCGGTCGCTGGATTCAGCCGGGCCTGCTTCAATTCACAGGCCGAGAAGACCGGCAGGTGAAGGTTCGGGGATTCCGCATTGAACTGTCGGAAATCGAGGCAGCACTCAAGGCATCCCCTCTGGTTCGTCATGCTGTGGCGGTTGTGGCTGATCCCCGTCAGGATGGTGACAGAATTCTGGTAGCCTATGTCGTCCCGGCACCGGGATTTGATGCCGCAGGATGCAGGGCCGATCTTGATCTCTCCCTTCCTGCATGGATGATGCCGACCCTGATTGTCGAGATCGGGGAGCTTCCCCTCAACAGCAACGGAAAGCTTGATGAGCAGAGGCTGCCCTCTCTGCAAAACAGAGGATTATTGAGCCGGAACAGCACTCCCCGCCTTCCCTTCACCAGGGATACAGAACGCAGGATCGCCTTGATCTGGAAGAGCATTCTTGATGTTCAGGTGGACTCCTCTGACGATGATTTTTTTCTTCTTGGAGGTCACAGTGTTCTCGGTGTGCGGCTGGTATCCCTCCTGTATGCCGAATTCGGGGTGAAACTTCCTCTTTCTGAGCTCTTTACTTCGACAACAATCTCGCAGATGGCTGACAGGATTGAGGCAAAACAGGTCGCATCAACCTGGAACTCGGTTGTTGCCGTCAACAGGGGGGGGAATCGAACACCGATTGTCTGCTTTCATCCTGTCGGAGGCAATGTTTTATGCTACAAGGGCCTTGCTGATGCGCTCGGAGCAGAGTGGCCGATCTACATGGCACAGGCATCCGGTCTTGAGGCCGGACAATCCCTTCAGCCCACGGTTGAGGCCATGGTTGCCGGCTATCTTCACGAACTGGATGAATTACTGGAGCCCGATCAGCCGCTCATCATGCTTGGATGGAGTTTTGGCGGTCTGCTCGCCTGGGAGGCTGCATGCCAGCTTCGCCGGATCGGATTCAAGACCGAGCGGGTCATTGTGCTTGACGGTATTGCCTCCTCCGATCCGATCCGCATCATGCTTCAGATGGATGAAGCCGAGTTCATTGCCACCATGTTCGACGAGATGGGGCTGGGAAGTGCCGGGTTTCTGCGCACGCTGAGTCCTGAAGAGCGGCTTGACATGCTTGTGCTTCATGAACGGAGCAGCGACTATCTTCCGGAAGGTATTGATCGAGAGCATCTGCGGCGTCTGCTTGCGCTGTTCCAGAACAACGGTCTGGCGGCACTTCGCTACCATCCAAAAACAAGCAACGAAGCGCTGCTGCTTATCCGCCCGAGAACTCCTTCAAGCCAGGCGCCCGGTATTCCGGGTGATGACTATAACGGATGGCTCCCCTATGCCGGTGGAGGAGTAGAGCTTCGCTGGATCGAAGGAACGCACGGACAGATGCTGCAGCCTCCTTTTGTCGGCCAGCTTGCAGCCCATATTTGTGATAACATCCTGAAGGGGTTATGA